The segment CGCTGTGCCACCCGCTGATGCTCACCAGCGTCAAGGTCGAGCTGCTCGCCGAGGGCGAGGAGGTGGTGCACATCACTGCCCGCTGCAAGCTGGCCGGGCAGACCGGTGTGGAAATGGAGGCGCTGACCGCCGCCAGTGTTGCCGCGCTGACCCTCTACGACATGTGCAAGGCCGTGGACAAGGGCATGGTCATCGAGCAGGTGCGCCTGCTGGAAAAGACCGGCGGCAAGAGCGGCCACTACAAGGTGCAAGGGTAATGAAGGTCAAGGTCATGTATTTCGCCCGCTACCGCGAGCTGCTGGGCGTCGATGCCGAGCGCCTGGAAGGCGAGTTCAAGGTGCTCGACGACGTGCGCCAGGCGCTGGTGGCCAAGGGCGGGCAGTATGCCGTGCTGGCCGAGCAGAACCTGATGTGCGCGCGCAATGAGGAGCTGTGCCGGCTGGATGAGCCGGTTGAGGACGGCGATGACGTGGCGTTCTTCCCGCCGGTGACCGGAGGCTGAGCATGGGCGTACGGGTACAGCAAGCGGCGTTCGACCCAGGTGCCGAGGTCAATGCCATGCACGCGGCCAACGTTGGCGTGGGCGCGGTGGTCGGGTTCGTCGGCTATGTGCGTGATTTCAATGATGGCCGGGACGTGGCGGGGATGTTCCTCGAGCATTACCCGGGCATGACCGAGAAGGCGCTGCACAAGATAGTGGTCGAGGCCGAGGGCCGCTGGCCGCTGCTCAAGGTCGAGGTGCTGCACCGCATCGGGGCGCTGGAGCCGGGAGAGCCGATCGTGTTCGTTGGTGTTGCCAGTGCGCATCGCCAGGCCGCGTTCGACGCCTGCAACTTCATCATGGACTACTTGAAAACCCGGGCGCCGTTCTGGAAGAAAGAGAACACCCAGCAAGGGCCGCGCTGGGTCGAGGGCAAGCAGAGTGACCAGGATGCGGCGGGGCGGTGGTAGGTCGGTAGTGAATGGC is part of the Pseudomonas fakonensis genome and harbors:
- the moaC gene encoding cyclic pyranopterin monophosphate synthase MoaC — translated: MLTHLDSQGRANMVDVTEKAVTAREAIAEARVRMLPATLRMIVDGEHPKGDVFAVARIAGIQAAKKTSDLIPLCHPLMLTSVKVELLAEGEEVVHITARCKLAGQTGVEMEALTAASVAALTLYDMCKAVDKGMVIEQVRLLEKTGGKSGHYKVQG
- a CDS encoding MoaD/ThiS family protein, whose translation is MKVKVMYFARYRELLGVDAERLEGEFKVLDDVRQALVAKGGQYAVLAEQNLMCARNEELCRLDEPVEDGDDVAFFPPVTGG
- the moaE gene encoding molybdopterin synthase catalytic subunit MoaE, encoding MGVRVQQAAFDPGAEVNAMHAANVGVGAVVGFVGYVRDFNDGRDVAGMFLEHYPGMTEKALHKIVVEAEGRWPLLKVEVLHRIGALEPGEPIVFVGVASAHRQAAFDACNFIMDYLKTRAPFWKKENTQQGPRWVEGKQSDQDAAGRW